In Hermetia illucens chromosome 1, iHerIll2.2.curated.20191125, whole genome shotgun sequence, one genomic interval encodes:
- the LOC119646417 gene encoding RNA polymerase II subunit A C-terminal domain phosphatase: MRKCPRSGCFQNVHISFKDLGHSIQRIIHIVYRLFLVLYSSRSKALLTGERGFVKKMVDKNVVLSPAEEKIKIIKWRVKEGHSVTNLQVILLYEECGSESKEAKKLKSNSCGVVKKCLFADGAVVEKGSPILELSACIHTTVIKDMCADCGADLRRNENGMQTEASVPMVHSVPELKVTQKLAQELGRADTKRLLEERKLVLLVDLDQTLIHTTNDNVPANIGGIHHFQLYGPSSPWYHTKLRPGTDEFLTKISSLYELHICTFGARNYAHTIAQLLDKDGKLFSHRILSRDECFNITSKTDNLKALFPCGDSMVCIIDDREDVWNMAPNLIQVKPYHFFQHTGDINAPPEVAKHELDGSGVDFKDFVSPENNATEVNKSKSEPGEEETKESCSKEEKSESQSGESNSCSSEKSETKEDDETDKKTENVSKSDDETVRPRIEGGLVKIDDPDDYLLYLETILKNIHENFYSVYDESKEIPDLKALIPRLRAEVLRGKTLVFSGLVPNNMKLEQSRAFMIARSLGANVHQHITDEATHLVAATAGTFKVNAARKNRNIHIVTPDWLWCCAERWEHVNERLFPLDPQKPSKMRQPPPHCHSPEHIVNYNEKLETSPEENSIEPKFIDTINPLLSFSNADLAAMNQEFNQFFESESSSEDEHANIEFPPLDKNLRKRKREEEKEERQRNFFSRKENSLFVMAGEKPTENEQNSTEDDEDESPSVKFRRGEGLPSDLELGSDSDHSDNGVGAEDDGDWNMMGAALEREFLGLE, encoded by the exons ATGCGGAAGTGTCCCAGGTCGGGTTGCTTTCAAAACGTGCACATTTCCTTTAAAGATCTCGGGCACTCCATTCAACGCATAATCCACATTG TTTATCGTCTCTTTCTTGTTTTATATTCGTCGCGCTccaaggcacttttgacaggtGAACGGGGATTTGTCAAAAAGATGGTTGATAAGAACGTCGTGCTCAGTCCCGCCGAggagaaaatcaaaataataaagtGGCGCGTGAAAGAGGGACACTCGGTGACCAACTTACAAGTGATCCTATTGTATGAGGAATGTGGGTCCGAGTCGAAGGAGGCGAAGAAGCTGAAGTCAAATAGCTGCGGAGTCGTGAAGAAATGTTTGTTTGCGGATGGTGCAGTAGTGGAGAAGGG TTCTCCGATCCTGGAGCTATCGGCATGCATCCACACGACTGTGATAAAGGACATGTGTGCCGATTGTGGCGCGGATTTGCGACGTAACGAAAAT GGCATGCAAACGGAGGCATCTGTGCCAATGGTACACTCTGTCCCGGAGTTGAAGGTAACACAGAAGTTGGCTCAGGAATTAGGCAGAGCAGATACCAAACGTTTGCTTGAAGAGAGGAAGCTGGTGTTGCTCGTAGATTTGGATCAAACGCTCATTCATACAACGAATGACAATGTCCCTGCGAATATAGGCGGCATACACCACTTCCAGCTCTACGGTCCTAGCTCACCATGGTACCACACTAAACTCCGACCTGGGACCGACGAGTTTCTTACTAAAATATCTTCGCTATATGAACTTCACATCTGTACCTTTGGCGCGAGAAATTACGCGCACACGATAGCACAGCTCCTGGACAAGGACGGGAAACTGTTCTCCCATCGAATCTTATCAAGGGACGAATGTTTCAACATCACCAGCAAAACTGACAACTTGAA GgctttatttccatgcggtgACTCCATGGTGTGCATTATTGACGATCGGGAAGATGTTTGGAACATGGCCCCCAATTTAATCCAGGTGAAGCCATATCATTTTTTCCAGCACACAGGGGACATCAACGCGCCACCTGAAGTGGCAAAGCATGAGCTGGACGGCAGTGGAGTCGATTTCAAAG ATTTTGTTTCCCCCGAAAATAATGCGACTGAGGTCaataaaagtaaaagcgaaccgGGCGAAGAAGAAACAAAAGAGTCCTGTTCAAAGGAAGAAAAATCAGAGTCGCAATCAGGCGAATCCAATTCATGCAGTTCAGAAAAATCGGAAACAAAGGAAGACGATGAAACCgacaaaaaaacagaaaacgTAAGCAAATCCGACGATGAGACTGTTCGGCCGCGAATCGAGGGAGGCCTTGTAAAAATAGACGACCCAGACGACTACCTACTCTACTTAGAGACAATCCTCAAGAACATACATGAAAACTTCTACAGCGTTTACGATGAGAGCAAAGAGATTCCAGACCTGAAAGCTTTAATTCCAAGACTGAGAGCGGAAGTACTTCGCGGCAAGACGCTCGTTTTCTCGGGTCTTGTACCGAACAACATGAAATTAGAACAAAGTCGTGCATTCATGATTGCCCGGAGTCTGGGTGCTAATGTGCATCAGCACATAACTGACGAAGCTACGCACCTCGTGGCTGCAACGGCCGGAACTTTCAAAGTGAACGCAGCCAGAAAGAATCGTAATATTCACATAGTTACGCCCGATTGGCTGTGGTGCTGTGCGGAGCGGTGGGAGCATGTGAACGAGCGACTTTTTCCGTTAGATCCCCAGAAGCCTAGCAAAATGCGACAACCGCCACCTCATTGTCACAGTCCCGAACACATTGTCAATTACAACGAAAAGCTAGAAACTAGTCCCGAGGAGAACAGCATTGAACCAAAGTTCATAGACACGATCAATCCGCTACTGAGTTTCTCCAACGCCGACCTAGCGGCGATGAATCAAGAGTTCAATCAGTTTTTCGAATCGGAATCGTCCAGTGAAGACGAACACGCAAATATAG AATTTCCCCCGCTTGACAAGAACCTTCGGAAACGGAAACGTGAGGAGGAGAAAGAGGAAAGACAGAGAAATTTCTTTTCTCGAAAGGAGAACAGTTTGTTTGTGATGGCTGGAGAAAAGCCGACTGAAAATGAACAAAATTCGACAGAGGACGATGAGGATGAATCGCCCAGCGTGAAATTTCGAAGGG GAGAAGGTTTGCCTTCAGATTTGGAACTAGGATCTGATTCCGATCATAGCGATAATGGTGTAGGCgcggaagatgatggagattGGAATATGATGGGAGCCGCATTAGAACGAGAATTTTTAGGATTAGAGTAA